The following proteins come from a genomic window of Pyxidicoccus sp. MSG2:
- a CDS encoding phage tail protein has product MAEAKTPEAPPPDQPAGAQPGGQLEMFRGYNFNLLIDGINAGHFLFCSELQVKVAALRYREAGAGPVVRRLPGPVSHADVTLRCGFTQSPELWAWFLASMSGLPQRKNVSILMLDVDGVTERLRWNLNECWPSEWKVHPLDALGQEIAIASLTMVYESLTRG; this is encoded by the coding sequence ATGGCTGAGGCCAAGACTCCCGAGGCGCCGCCGCCGGACCAGCCCGCGGGCGCGCAGCCCGGTGGGCAGTTGGAGATGTTCCGGGGTTACAACTTCAACCTGCTCATCGACGGCATCAACGCGGGGCACTTCCTGTTCTGCTCCGAGCTGCAGGTGAAGGTGGCCGCGCTGCGCTACCGCGAGGCCGGCGCCGGGCCGGTGGTGCGGCGGCTGCCGGGCCCCGTCTCCCACGCGGACGTGACGCTGCGCTGCGGCTTCACGCAGTCGCCGGAGCTGTGGGCCTGGTTCCTCGCGTCGATGAGCGGCCTGCCGCAGCGCAAGAACGTGTCCATCCTCATGCTCGACGTCGATGGGGTGACCGAGCGGCTGCGGTGGAACCTCAACGAGTGCTGGCCGTCGGAGTGGAAGGTGCATCCGCTGGATGCGCTCGGCCAGGAGATTGCCATCGCCTCGCTCACGATGGTCTACGAGTCGCTCACCCGTGGCTGA
- a CDS encoding phage baseplate assembly protein V, with the protein MRGLPELRIEAGGSPLSVADLRSLSSVRVQQRLATPAQCELTFTDPRGTLASSGLPPGTSLRVAAGAGTENLFTGEVTAVEFAHATGGAREVRVRGYDVLHRLRKRQPVRAHVQVTLEDLARELASGLGLSVDAAAPGPLWRHLIQHGQSDLDFLVERADRCGLYPVLHGDTLKLVTLEGEGTPVPLLLGESLLEVTVEVNGDASCREVSAEGWDALRAESHAGHAESPRVGRRVDAEVSPGSVGGEDRRSLVDEATEGIPHADAAAQAELDHRAAREVVLTAAAEGDARLRPGARVEVSGVAASVAGRYVLTAVTHRVDARHGFISELSSMPPPRRARARGSAVTLGVVSRVDDPDGKGRVRATLPAYGGVETDWMQVLAAGGGSGKGLMLLPDVGDTVLLALGGEDPARGVVVGGLYGGGGYPDAGVEGGAVRRYTLLTAGGHKLRLDDEGRTLRLEDTTGSYLELTPKGVRLHSEVSLDIEAPGQDVVIRGRSIDFRRG; encoded by the coding sequence ATGCGCGGACTGCCAGAGCTGCGCATCGAGGCCGGGGGCTCGCCCCTGTCGGTGGCGGACCTGCGCAGCCTCTCTTCCGTGCGCGTGCAGCAGCGGCTGGCGACGCCCGCGCAGTGCGAGCTGACCTTCACGGACCCTCGCGGCACCCTGGCTTCCTCGGGCCTTCCGCCGGGGACTTCCCTGCGCGTGGCGGCCGGCGCGGGCACGGAGAACCTCTTCACCGGCGAGGTGACGGCCGTCGAGTTCGCCCACGCCACAGGGGGCGCGCGCGAGGTGCGGGTGCGCGGCTATGACGTGCTCCACCGCCTGCGCAAGCGCCAGCCGGTGCGCGCGCACGTGCAGGTGACGCTGGAGGACCTGGCGCGCGAGCTGGCGTCGGGGCTGGGCCTCTCCGTCGACGCGGCGGCGCCCGGGCCGCTGTGGCGCCACCTCATCCAGCACGGCCAGTCCGACCTGGACTTCCTCGTGGAGCGCGCGGACCGCTGCGGCCTCTACCCCGTGCTGCATGGCGACACGCTGAAGCTGGTGACGCTGGAGGGCGAGGGCACGCCGGTGCCGCTGCTCCTGGGCGAGTCGCTGCTGGAGGTCACCGTCGAGGTGAATGGTGACGCCTCCTGTCGCGAGGTGTCCGCGGAGGGCTGGGACGCCCTGCGCGCGGAGTCCCACGCCGGCCATGCGGAGTCGCCGCGCGTGGGGCGCCGCGTGGACGCGGAGGTGTCCCCGGGGAGCGTGGGCGGCGAGGACCGGCGCTCGCTGGTGGACGAGGCGACGGAGGGCATTCCCCACGCCGACGCCGCGGCCCAGGCGGAGCTGGACCACCGCGCCGCCCGCGAGGTGGTGCTCACCGCGGCAGCGGAGGGCGATGCTCGGCTGCGGCCGGGGGCCCGCGTGGAGGTGAGCGGGGTGGCGGCCTCCGTGGCGGGCCGCTACGTGCTCACCGCCGTCACCCACCGCGTGGACGCGCGCCACGGCTTCATCTCCGAGCTGTCCTCCATGCCTCCGCCCCGCCGCGCGCGGGCCCGGGGCTCGGCGGTGACGCTGGGCGTGGTCAGCCGCGTGGACGACCCGGACGGCAAGGGCCGCGTGCGCGCCACGCTGCCGGCCTATGGCGGCGTGGAGACGGACTGGATGCAGGTGCTCGCGGCGGGCGGTGGCTCCGGCAAGGGGCTGATGCTGTTGCCGGACGTGGGGGACACGGTGCTGCTCGCGCTGGGCGGCGAGGACCCGGCGCGCGGCGTGGTGGTGGGCGGCCTGTACGGCGGCGGCGGGTATCCGGACGCGGGCGTGGAGGGGGGCGCGGTGCGGCGCTACACGCTGCTGACGGCGGGCGGGCACAAGCTGCGGCTGGACGACGAGGGCCGCACGCTGCGGCTGGAGGACACCACGGGCAGCTACCTGGAGCTGACGCCGAAGGGCGTGCGCCTGCACTCGGAGGTGTCGCTCGACATCGAGGCGCCCGGCCAGGACGTGGTCATCCGTGGGCGCTCCATCGACTTCCGGAGAGGGTAA